GCTCACTGTATTGGCTTCCTTCCACTACAACCCCAGCAGGATTCCCCTTATTAGGCTCCGTACTAAATGCATCATAATGTTGAACAGTTACTATTTGCATAAACTTCCCCACTTTTTGTTAGAATGTTATCAAGTTATTTGCCAGAACTTTTTTATAATGAATTCTGCTACCTTTATCATAATGCATTTGATGATCCTATGGAGAAGTTTCTTTGAATTTTCATAATTGTTTGGGTGACTGGCACTAGCATACTGGTGTATGCTAGTGAAAGCTTAGCGAATGGTTTTTAAAGCATTCGCCCATGGAATAACTTGATCGAGCATTTGGTTCACTGAATCGGCTTGCACCTCTTTTGGCTTAAATACTGTGCCATTTTCAAAATCTGTGAATAACGAAAGTGCAGGATGTACACGAACATCTGCTACTAATAATTCACCAAGAATTCCGCGTAAATGTTCTGCGGCACGAGCACCACCTACAGAACCGTAAGACACAATACCTGCTGCCTTATTATTCCATTCTTGACGTAAATAATCTAAAGCGTTTTTAAGTGCTCCTGAAATAGAGTGATTATATTCTTGCACAATAAATACAAAACCATCACATGCAGCAACCCTTTGTGACCACGCAGTTGCGCCGGAAGCATCGCCACCTGGCTCTCCTAAAAGGGGTAGTTTGAATTCAGCAATATCAATAATTTCATATTCTGCATCACGGCGTTTTTCAGCTATTTCCTTTACCCACTGCCCCACTTGTGGGCTTAACCGTCCTTCACGTGTGCTACCTAAAATAATCCCAATTTTCAACATTTCTATTCCTCCTTAATGTATTTATTTAAACTCAAATAACAGCCTGTAAAACTCGGTCTCTTAGCCATGGTGTGCAAGAAAACAGCACTTTATTCATAACATTACGGATAAAACGGGCTTGAAATTTTCAAATTAAGATATAAACATTGCGTGCACATTTATCTTGGAGTTATCTACTTTGGAGTTGATTATCTTTAATTCGAGATAAAATTATCATATCTATCTTGCATTTGTCAATAAAAAAATTGTATTTTTTTGTTTTTAAACCAATGTATACCAAATTGAAATACTAAAAAAGAGAAACAATTTGCTGCATTGTTTCTCTTTTAATTGTCATTTTATTTTTATCGGGCGTTCCAAAGCCATAAGTTCTTCGTCCAGCGCTGATAATTGACTTTCCACTACATATTTTGCATCTGAAATGGCTGCATTATAAATATATGGAGCAATATTCTCTTTTACAAAATCCAATACCCTTTCTGCCTCAAAATCGGAAATATCCTCTTCACGTTGATTATAGAAAAAGCGTTGTATATCGGCAATGATTTGTTCTTGTTGCTCCTTAGTTAAACGGATAAACACATTTCGCCACTCCCCTCTGCATTGCGTTACATCAAGTATAGACGAAGGTAGAAATTTGTATAGTGAATTTTTATCACATTTAAAATGTAAGTGGTCATGAAGCCCTGGAACACCAGAACAATGATCCACCGTTTCGCTTCTCTTACATAAATGGATTCAAATTTATACTTCGATCACAAACACTTACAAGCCTTTCATCATGCGTTGCAATAATCACACTAGCACCGTTTTCACTACACTTTCTTAGTAGATTAATAATGACTTCTCTGTTCGTTTGATCAAGTGATGCTGTTGGTTCATCCGCATAGATAATTGAAGCCTTCTTATAAATTGCACGCGCTACGCCTAGTCGTTGTTTTTCTCCTCCTGATAACACAGCCGCCATTTCCTGACCTCTTCCCCCAAGTCCAACCGTATGTAGAATTTCCTCCACAATCTTTGCCTTTGCTTGTTGCTTATTTAATGTCACGTTATAACTAATGTTTTCATCCTCAATAATCCCATAATCTTGATAAATAAATGCCGCTTTTTCTTTCCAAAAACTTGTTTTTTCTTTTTCCTTCCATTTACTAGCATTTTGATTTTCTATTAGGATGTCCCCGCTATTAACTGATTGGATAAGCCCTAAGCAATTTAAGAGTGTTGTTTTGCCACTACCAGATGGACCGGTAATAGCAATCATTTCATTCGGGTTGATCTCTAAGGAAATATTAGAAAAAATCGTTTTTCCATTAATTTCAATGCCAATTTTTTTTGTTTGAATAATCATATCAATTACTCCTTTAGTACATTTAATTGTACCGATGACTCGTACGATAAAAAGCTTGTTTTGCGGATTTCTTAAAAGAAAGGTAACTTCCTATCCAATATAAAATACCGACAAGCAAAGCAGATGAAAGTAATACGCTAAGTTGCACGTGGTGTACCATATAACCAATTATAGAACTGACAATTGTTGTTAGTATGATTATAAATAATTGTCGCTTTAAAACCGGTCCAACAATCGATGTGTATGGTAAACCAAAGGTATGCAAGGTGAAAATACGTTTTACATTCGTGCCTGCCCAAAGCCTACCATTCAATACACCAGTCATAAACATAGTTACTAAAATAAGCATACCCGCTACAATATAATAGACGTATTGCTGTTTAAACCTTTGCGCAGTTTCCAAAGCAACGTCCGCAATTCCATTAATCGAAGTGATATAGGGTTGCATTACCGAATTAGC
This DNA window, taken from Lysinibacillus sp. FSL M8-0337, encodes the following:
- a CDS encoding NAD(P)H-dependent oxidoreductase codes for the protein MLKIGIILGSTREGRLSPQVGQWVKEIAEKRRDAEYEIIDIAEFKLPLLGEPGGDASGATAWSQRVAACDGFVFIVQEYNHSISGALKNALDYLRQEWNNKAAGIVSYGSVGGARAAEHLRGILGELLVADVRVHPALSLFTDFENGTVFKPKEVQADSVNQMLDQVIPWANALKTIR
- a CDS encoding ATP-binding cassette domain-containing protein; amino-acid sequence: MIIQTKKIGIEINGKTIFSNISLEINPNEMIAITGPSGSGKTTLLNCLGLIQSVNSGDILIENQNASKWKEKEKTSFWKEKAAFIYQDYGIIEDENISYNVTLNKQQAKAKIVEEILHTVGLGGRGQEMAAVLSGGEKQRLGVARAIYKKASIIYADEPTASLDQTNREVIINLLRKCSENGASVIIATHDERLVSVCDRSINLNPFM
- a CDS encoding DUF2164 domain-containing protein; protein product: MFIRLTKEQQEQIIADIQRFFYNQREEDISDFEAERVLDFVKENIAPYIYNAAISDAKYVVESQLSALDEELMALERPIKIK